The Armatimonadia bacterium genome includes the window GCCGGTTTCCCAGACCAGTGGATCAACATCCTGGGCTCCCGGATCAAGGCTCTGCACATCAAGGACTTCAAGCTGTCCATCGGCAACATCACCGGGTTCGTGGACTTGCTCGAGGGCGACGTCCCCTGGGGCCGCGTCATGGCGTCACTGAAGGCGACCGGCTACGACGGCGCGATCACTGCTGAGATGATGCCGCCTTACGGGCACTTCCCGCTGCAACTTCTCGACGCCACGAGCCGGGCAATGGACAAGATCCTGACCCTCTAGAGCCGTGTGAGCAAGGGCGCCAGGCCGTGCAGGTCGGCGAAACCTGCCGACAAGCGCGAAACATGACGGGGGTACATGCGATGGGCCAGTACGATTACATGGTTGTTCAGAGCGCTGCCGGAGCGCGCGTCAGCATCCTCAACGAGCGGATTGAGACGATGGTCGGAGAGGGCTGGGAACCGATCCTGATGTCCGGTGACACCACGGTTAACGTGATGCTGCGTCGCCCGAAGGCTCAGCCGGCTGCCCGTCAGGTGCAGGCTGCGCAGGCGCAGAGCACAACCGCAGCGCCGGTAGCGCGTCCGGTAGCCCAACCGACTGCAGCTCCGGCGCCCGCACCAAGGCCGCCGCAGCAGTAGTCCGGTCTCCGTCGCGAACTGCTGTACCAGAAGCCGGGCCCCCGTGGCCCGGCTAGACTGGAATCACCCGGTGCTGCCGGTCAGCCCCCTTGCCCGACAGCGCCAACCACGAGAGTCTCGCGTTACAGGGAGGATGCGCTTCCGATACATGGACGAGGTACGCTTGAGACGTTTGCTGGACGAAGTTGCAGCGGGCGAGGCCACGATTGATGAGGCCGTGGCTCGACTCCGCAACCTGCCCTTTGAAGACCTAGAGTACGCCAAGGTGGACCACCACCGGGCCTTGCGCACCGGATTCCCCGAGGTCATCTTCTGCCAGAGCAAGACCTCGGAACAGATATGCGGCATCATGAAGGCGCTGGCCGCCGATACCAGTATCGTCCTTGGCACTCGAGCGGACCGTGACAAGTACGAGGCCGTGCGAGAGGTCTTCCCTGAGGCGGTCTATCATGAGGCGGCACGGATCATCCAGCTTGGCGCGCCGAAGCAGCCGGGGCAGACCGGGCCGTGCCTGGTGATCTCGGCCGGAACTTCCGACATTCCGGTGGCCGAAGAGGCCGCTGTCGTGCTGGAAGCAGCGGCCTGTGAGGTCGACCGTGTGTACGATGTCGGCGTCGCCGGGTTGCACCGCCTGCTGGAGCACCGCGACCGCATGGACGCCGCGAAGGTGATCATCGTCGTCGCCGGGATGGAAGGCGCTCTGGCGAGCGTTGTGGGCGGACTGGTTTCTCAACCGGTCATCGCCGTACCGACGAGTGTGGGCTATGGAGCCAGCTTTCAGGGCC containing:
- the larB gene encoding nickel pincer cofactor biosynthesis protein LarB; protein product: MDEVRLRRLLDEVAAGEATIDEAVARLRNLPFEDLEYAKVDHHRALRTGFPEVIFCQSKTSEQICGIMKALAADTSIVLGTRADRDKYEAVREVFPEAVYHEAARIIQLGAPKQPGQTGPCLVISAGTSDIPVAEEAAVVLEAAACEVDRVYDVGVAGLHRLLEHRDRMDAAKVIIVVAGMEGALASVVGGLVSQPVIAVPTSVGYGASFQGLAALLSMLNSCASGVVVVNIDNGFGAGYFAAMLCRQMK